From a region of the Gammaproteobacteria bacterium genome:
- a CDS encoding cobalamin biosynthesis protein, whose product MNRVALGIGCDRDTSLATLETAVAQALALASVSMDEVQAVASIDKKQDEVCLLALAKQHGWRLKFYSAEALAQVPVPNPSATVMHYMGTPTVAEAAALLAANTDMQNLLVEKHKYRGPDNKNATVSIAKVTKS is encoded by the coding sequence ATGAACCGTGTTGCGCTTGGCATCGGTTGCGACCGTGACACATCGCTGGCGACACTGGAAACAGCGGTGGCACAAGCATTGGCACTGGCCAGCGTCTCGATGGACGAGGTACAAGCCGTGGCCAGCATCGATAAAAAACAGGATGAAGTTTGTCTGCTGGCACTCGCCAAACAACACGGCTGGCGGCTCAAATTTTATTCTGCTGAAGCGTTGGCGCAAGTCCCTGTCCCCAATCCTTCGGCGACCGTGATGCACTACATGGGGACTCCGACGGTGGCTGAAGCCGCCGCGCTGCTGGCGGCCAACACAGACATGCAAAATCTTCTAGTAGAAAAACATAAATACCGTGGTCCGGACAACAAAAACGCCACGGTCTCGATTGCAAAGGTAACCAAATCATGA
- the cobI gene encoding precorrin-2 C(20)-methyltransferase has product MANKGILYGVSLGPGDPGFITRRAWEVLHQDTVWTYPIRNKKSESFALGIAQRAGLNLPKQHTPLIFPMTHDTELLAKYWLQAAQTALEFLLRDQDVSFLVEGDASTYSTFGYLARTVAALDPEIRIKIIPGVSSFHAAAARLQTSLADQDDTVAIIPAAYGIPTIERLLADFDTLILLKVKPLIDDIIDLLEQHNLLEHSYFVEKAGTPNERVIRNVRELRGQTVNYLSLLMVKNPQRQRSEMIRGCRKKSSSELVEEEA; this is encoded by the coding sequence ATGGCGAATAAAGGCATCTTGTACGGCGTATCGCTCGGCCCTGGCGATCCGGGATTCATCACTCGCCGCGCCTGGGAAGTGCTGCACCAAGATACCGTGTGGACCTACCCGATTCGCAACAAAAAATCGGAGAGCTTTGCCTTGGGTATCGCACAACGCGCGGGGCTTAACTTGCCTAAGCAACATACGCCGTTAATCTTCCCCATGACTCATGATACGGAGTTGCTGGCTAAATATTGGTTGCAAGCCGCTCAAACAGCACTTGAATTTTTGCTGCGTGATCAGGATGTATCGTTCCTCGTCGAGGGCGATGCCTCCACCTATTCCACATTTGGCTATCTGGCGCGCACGGTCGCCGCGCTTGATCCGGAAATTCGAATAAAAATTATCCCTGGCGTTTCCTCTTTCCACGCTGCGGCTGCACGTTTACAAACCTCGCTTGCTGATCAGGACGACACCGTCGCCATTATCCCTGCGGCTTACGGTATCCCCACCATCGAACGCTTGCTCGCTGATTTTGATACGCTGATATTGCTCAAAGTCAAACCCTTAATCGATGACATTATCGATCTTCTCGAACAGCACAATTTGCTGGAACACAGTTATTTCGTAGAAAAAGCAGGCACCCCTAATGAGCGAGTGATTCGCAATGTCCGCGAGCTGCGCGGCCAGACCGTGAACTATCTCTCGCTATTAATGGTAAAGAACCCACAACGTCAACGCAGCGAGATGATTCGCGGCTGTCGCAAAAAATCCAGCTCTGAGCTGGTTGAGGAAGAAGCATGA
- a CDS encoding YebC/PmpR family DNA-binding transcriptional regulator, translating to MGAQWKAKGKEAAANAKGRIFTKLAREIMVAARNGADPDMNPRLRLAVDQAKKASMPKDTVERAIKKGAGLLDSGVSFEKVTYEGFAPHRVPVIVECLTDNANRTISSMRGLFRKGQLGAAGSVSWDFDHLGMIEATPEAAGADPDMAAIEAGASDLEPGDDGTTLFYTDPAELDAVSRALPSYGFAVQSAKIGYRPKNPVKVGDAERAEVEAFLEAIDADDDVQNVYVGLAD from the coding sequence AAGCAAAAGGCAAAGAGGCAGCGGCCAACGCCAAGGGCCGTATCTTCACCAAATTGGCGCGGGAAATCATGGTCGCGGCGCGCAATGGTGCCGATCCGGACATGAACCCTCGTTTGCGGTTGGCGGTGGATCAGGCGAAGAAAGCTTCCATGCCCAAGGATACCGTCGAGCGGGCGATCAAGAAGGGGGCTGGCCTGCTGGACTCAGGGGTGAGCTTCGAGAAGGTGACGTATGAAGGCTTTGCGCCGCACCGCGTGCCGGTGATTGTTGAGTGTCTGACGGATAATGCCAACCGTACCATCTCCAGTATGCGGGGGTTGTTCCGTAAGGGGCAATTGGGTGCTGCCGGGTCGGTGTCCTGGGATTTTGATCATCTGGGAATGATTGAGGCGACGCCGGAAGCCGCAGGTGCTGATCCCGATATGGCTGCGATCGAAGCCGGCGCCAGTGATCTGGAGCCGGGTGATGACGGCACAACGCTGTTTTACACCGATCCCGCCGAACTGGATGCCGTCTCACGCGCGTTGCCGAGCTATGGTTTTGCGGTGCAGTCGGCCAAAATCGGCTACCGCCCCAAGAATCCGGTAAAGGTGGGTGATGCAGAACGTGCCGAGGTGGAGGCGTTTCTGGAAGCCATCGATGCGGATGATGATGTGCAGAATGTGTATGTGGGGTTGGCGGATTAA
- a CDS encoding cobalt-precorrin-5B (C(1))-methyltransferase — protein MESTKKKGTRTGFTTGACAAAAARAATLGLSHGQVPESVDCLLPNGQTVQFAVTEGQCTKTQAHAVVIKDAGDDPDCTHGAHLTADVSLLTDAPGAVILEGGAGVGTITMAGLGLDVGGPAINPVPRRNIEENVRAAAGTLLAINGLKVIISVPGGEEMSKKTLNSRLGIIGGISILGTTGIVRPYSTAAFRASVIQGIQVAARQGQDTVVLTTGGRTEKFVMRELSQLPSSCFVQMGDFLSYALDTVVEENIKHVVIGGMVGKLTKMAQGETITHAGRAEVNTTLLAELAQSIGVAANICDDIRNAETARYAAERMEELGLVDAFHHALAQRVITTLGARYPQKFSLKVLICDFDGNKIAEATGNTP, from the coding sequence ATGGAGTCCACGAAAAAGAAAGGTACCCGCACCGGTTTTACGACCGGTGCCTGCGCTGCCGCTGCTGCACGCGCCGCCACACTTGGCCTGAGCCATGGCCAGGTGCCGGAGTCGGTAGATTGCTTGTTGCCCAATGGGCAGACGGTGCAATTTGCAGTCACTGAAGGCCAATGTACAAAAACACAGGCGCATGCCGTCGTCATCAAAGATGCGGGCGATGATCCGGATTGCACCCATGGCGCGCATTTAACTGCCGATGTCAGTCTGTTAACCGACGCACCCGGTGCAGTAATACTTGAAGGCGGCGCCGGTGTTGGCACCATCACTATGGCGGGACTAGGTCTGGACGTTGGCGGCCCGGCCATCAATCCCGTACCACGCCGTAATATTGAAGAAAACGTGCGCGCCGCTGCGGGCACACTGCTCGCAATTAATGGTTTAAAGGTCATCATCTCTGTGCCGGGCGGCGAAGAGATGTCAAAAAAGACTTTGAATTCACGCCTGGGCATCATCGGCGGCATATCCATCCTCGGCACCACTGGGATCGTGCGCCCCTACTCCACCGCTGCGTTTCGTGCCAGCGTGATTCAAGGGATTCAGGTTGCTGCACGACAGGGACAAGACACCGTCGTCCTCACCACCGGCGGTCGCACTGAAAAATTTGTGATGCGAGAGTTATCGCAACTGCCATCTTCCTGCTTTGTGCAAATGGGCGATTTTCTCAGCTACGCCCTGGATACGGTAGTCGAAGAAAATATTAAACATGTCGTCATCGGTGGCATGGTCGGCAAACTTACCAAAATGGCTCAGGGCGAAACCATCACCCACGCCGGGCGCGCCGAAGTCAACACTACGCTACTGGCCGAGCTGGCGCAAAGCATCGGCGTCGCTGCCAATATCTGCGATGACATCCGCAATGCCGAGACCGCGCGTTATGCCGCTGAGCGCATGGAAGAATTGGGACTGGTCGATGCCTTCCACCATGCGCTGGCGCAACGTGTAATCACGACACTGGGAGCGCGCTATCCGCAAAAATTCAGCCTCAAGGTTTTGATTTGTGATTTCGATGGCAACAAGATCGCCGAAGCAACAGGAAATACGCCGTGA
- a CDS encoding cobalamin biosynthesis protein CbiG: protein MSSTPAIPRVALVAITKHGAHQVTELAPRMPEATVIVAEKFSETMRSIPNTLCSYSGALKDEIASMFSDYDQIVFFVSLGAVVRLIAPHLKSKDEDPGILVVDDAAQFVIPVLSGHVGGANAYAEHLAALLNATPVITTASDVGKTIPVDILGRELGWKVEAPKINITRVSAHVVNGEPIAFVQEAGSKQWWTRPTPLPANVHIFDQYEAVDLNQYKAVLWVTRRNIKDETWDSLSERLVVYRPPEHQQ, encoded by the coding sequence ATGAGCAGCACTCCAGCAATACCCCGCGTCGCGCTGGTCGCCATCACCAAACATGGCGCCCATCAGGTTACCGAGCTCGCTCCACGTATGCCGGAAGCGACCGTGATCGTCGCCGAAAAATTCAGCGAAACCATGCGCAGCATTCCCAACACCCTGTGCAGTTACAGCGGCGCATTAAAGGACGAAATTGCTTCAATGTTTTCTGATTACGATCAGATTGTATTTTTTGTATCCCTGGGTGCCGTCGTGCGCTTGATCGCACCACACCTCAAATCTAAAGATGAAGATCCGGGCATCTTGGTAGTGGATGATGCGGCGCAATTTGTGATCCCGGTACTATCAGGCCATGTCGGTGGCGCCAACGCCTATGCTGAACATCTTGCCGCGCTATTGAATGCCACGCCGGTGATTACCACCGCCTCGGATGTTGGCAAGACGATCCCAGTCGACATCCTGGGCCGTGAACTCGGTTGGAAAGTGGAAGCGCCGAAAATCAATATCACGCGCGTCTCCGCACATGTCGTGAACGGTGAACCCATTGCCTTTGTACAAGAAGCGGGATCAAAACAATGGTGGACACGGCCTACTCCACTCCCCGCCAATGTCCATATCTTTGATCAATACGAAGCCGTGGATCTGAATCAATATAAAGCCGTACTTTGGGTCACGCGCCGTAACATCAAGGATGAAACCTGGGACTCGCTGTCAGAACGATTAGTGGTGTATCGCCCACCGGAGCATCAGCAATGA
- a CDS encoding cobalamin biosynthesis protein — protein MIIALSVLAALVLDALLGEPRHYHPLIGFGRLARIVEAKCHGQSNSSPSQQRLRGAFGITLLIAPFVLLAAGLAILSPIVGVVILYLAIGWKSLGDHALRVRDALRENDLTAARRNVGMMVSRDTASMEVTDVSKATVESVLENGNDAIFGAIFWFIIAGAPGVVLFRLANTLDAMWGYRNERFLHFGWAAARLDDVLNFIPARLTALTYTLFGKTRHALNCWKIQAPQWDSPNAGPVMASGAGALGIMLGGPARYEGEMHDRPILGGGELPSTHDIDRALKLINHGLLLWLVILFIGAFIHA, from the coding sequence ATGATCATTGCACTTAGCGTTTTAGCTGCACTGGTACTTGATGCCCTGCTCGGTGAACCGCGCCATTATCATCCACTGATTGGCTTTGGTCGTCTTGCGCGCATCGTTGAAGCCAAGTGTCATGGCCAAAGCAATTCATCACCATCGCAACAGCGTCTGCGCGGGGCGTTCGGCATCACCCTCTTAATCGCGCCTTTCGTGCTACTGGCCGCAGGCTTGGCAATACTTAGTCCGATAGTGGGTGTTGTGATTCTTTATCTCGCCATCGGCTGGAAAAGCCTTGGAGATCACGCCCTGCGTGTGCGTGATGCCTTGCGTGAAAACGATCTGACTGCCGCACGCCGCAATGTCGGCATGATGGTCAGCCGTGACACCGCCAGCATGGAAGTAACGGATGTGTCCAAAGCCACTGTTGAATCGGTGCTGGAAAACGGCAATGACGCCATCTTCGGCGCCATTTTCTGGTTCATCATTGCAGGCGCGCCTGGTGTTGTTTTGTTTCGACTTGCCAACACACTCGACGCCATGTGGGGCTACCGCAACGAACGCTTTCTGCATTTCGGTTGGGCCGCTGCACGACTCGATGATGTTTTAAACTTTATCCCGGCACGACTCACCGCACTCACCTACACGCTGTTCGGAAAAACCAGACATGCGCTTAATTGCTGGAAAATACAGGCACCGCAGTGGGATAGCCCCAATGCTGGCCCAGTAATGGCCAGCGGTGCAGGCGCACTCGGCATCATGCTCGGCGGCCCCGCTCGTTATGAAGGAGAAATGCACGATCGCCCAATACTCGGCGGTGGCGAATTGCCTTCCACTCACGACATCGATCGTGCCTTGAAACTCATCAACCACGGTCTGCTGCTATGGTTGGTTATCCTTTTTATCGGAGCATTCATTCATGCTTGA
- a CDS encoding (2Fe-2S) ferredoxin domain-containing protein, which yields MSEFNMPEKPKMGDYKRHLLICAGPRCSEDGESQRLFDSLGEKFKAAGIDSGALRVKRTRTHCFATCKSGPIVCVQPDGIWYYNVTEQNLDRIIAEHLVGGEPVEHLIYHRSMEHAEVS from the coding sequence ATGAGTGAATTCAACATGCCTGAGAAGCCAAAAATGGGCGACTACAAACGTCATTTATTGATATGTGCCGGCCCGCGCTGCAGCGAGGATGGCGAATCACAAAGACTGTTCGATAGCCTGGGAGAGAAATTCAAGGCCGCGGGTATTGATAGTGGTGCATTACGTGTAAAACGCACCCGCACCCACTGTTTTGCCACCTGCAAATCCGGCCCAATTGTGTGCGTCCAACCCGATGGCATCTGGTACTACAATGTCACTGAACAAAATCTTGATCGCATCATTGCTGAACATTTGGTGGGTGGCGAACCGGTAGAGCATTTGATCTATCACCGGAGCATGGAACATGCCGAAGTCAGCTGA
- the cobJ gene encoding precorrin-3B C(17)-methyltransferase has product MSNGKIFLVGLGPGSESHMSIRAREAIAQSDTIIGYSTYIKLVKDLIDGKEVIRKGMTEELDRCYEALERAQQGKIVALVSSGDTGIYGMAGPTYEVLLQAGWKPGNGIEVEVVPGSSAINSCAALVGAPLTHDFCSISLSDLLTPWPVIARRLEAAARADFVVALYNPKSGRRTQQIVEAQRIMLLHRRADTPVALVKSAYRPRQNIQFTTLEHMADHDIGMLTTVLIGNSNTFLREGLMVTPRGYANKYETMRGEVLSGEQAGRSLSMGLLGWKSYVRGYLRDNPEVTLNEVARHFDAPVGEILAAIAEANSDDDAGIYQAIAAAPSQQDKALELARQWGKLRGVARSSNDAVVEMLFSGADLERKGERLNVINDHFHLHIPWHKVHQAWFTGRDNMLHGVYFLDEQRTPVFSLLLRTLDRPFDREALAQHIELIECPPVLAVAEAANDE; this is encoded by the coding sequence ATGAGTAATGGAAAAATTTTCTTGGTCGGTCTCGGCCCTGGCAGCGAATCGCACATGTCGATCCGTGCTCGCGAAGCTATCGCACAGTCGGATACCATCATCGGCTATTCAACGTATATCAAGCTGGTGAAGGATCTGATCGACGGTAAAGAAGTCATCCGCAAGGGCATGACGGAAGAATTGGATCGTTGTTATGAAGCACTGGAACGTGCGCAACAGGGAAAAATCGTAGCGTTGGTGTCATCCGGTGATACCGGGATTTACGGCATGGCCGGACCTACCTATGAAGTCTTGCTCCAGGCGGGATGGAAGCCCGGCAATGGCATCGAGGTCGAAGTCGTTCCCGGAAGTTCGGCCATCAATTCTTGCGCCGCATTGGTGGGCGCACCACTTACTCACGATTTCTGTTCGATATCGCTGTCTGATCTGCTTACCCCGTGGCCGGTCATCGCCCGTCGCCTTGAGGCTGCTGCACGCGCCGATTTTGTTGTCGCCCTCTACAATCCCAAGAGCGGCCGCCGCACACAGCAAATCGTCGAAGCACAACGCATCATGTTGCTGCATCGCCGCGCCGATACGCCCGTAGCCTTGGTAAAGTCCGCCTATCGACCACGGCAAAACATTCAGTTCACAACCCTGGAACACATGGCCGACCACGACATCGGCATGTTGACCACGGTATTAATCGGTAACAGCAACACTTTCTTGCGCGAAGGATTGATGGTCACCCCGCGCGGTTATGCTAACAAATACGAAACCATGCGCGGTGAAGTGCTTAGTGGTGAACAGGCCGGCCGCTCACTCAGCATGGGACTGTTAGGATGGAAATCCTATGTGCGTGGTTATCTGCGCGACAACCCGGAAGTCACACTCAACGAAGTGGCCCGCCATTTTGATGCGCCAGTCGGTGAAATACTCGCCGCGATTGCCGAAGCGAATAGCGATGACGATGCAGGCATCTATCAGGCCATTGCGGCCGCCCCGTCGCAACAAGACAAAGCGCTCGAACTGGCACGCCAATGGGGAAAACTGCGCGGTGTGGCACGTTCCAGCAATGATGCCGTCGTCGAAATGCTGTTTTCCGGCGCCGACCTTGAGCGCAAGGGTGAACGTCTGAATGTCATTAACGACCACTTCCATCTACACATTCCCTGGCACAAAGTCCATCAAGCCTGGTTCACCGGTCGCGATAATATGCTGCACGGTGTTTATTTCCTGGATGAACAACGTACTCCCGTGTTCTCGCTGCTGCTCCGCACACTGGATCGTCCTTTCGACCGCGAGGCACTGGCGCAACACATTGAGTTGATCGAATGCCCGCCGGTACTTGCTGTAGCGGAGGCCGCCAACGATGAGTGA
- the cbiE gene encoding precorrin-6y C5,15-methyltransferase (decarboxylating) subunit CbiE — MEVKEKSLHSAALNTAVEPCRIIGVLDDGAASLSARALGFIKQADLIIGGTRTLQQFADYFAPQAERRDLTGQLSQVTDWIQRAQTQGQQAVVLATGDPLCHGIASYLLARLDHNACEILPNISTIQLACARLGFSWQDMKICSVHSRDAGEWTPGAGPEHGLYELLRAVTQHDRLTIFTSPHNSPDRIARMLLQEGLGDELRMAVAEHLLQHDERIINNCSITEAAERKFTDPNILFLWRDTPARRELLFGLADDSYRQRYPEKGLITKREVRAVSLARMQLRNNSIVWDIGAGSGAVGLEAARLATDGHVYAIEKNPDDVANAAENRRAQKIHNYTLVNAKAPQGMDVWPAPDAVFIGGSGGELSELIKLCLNRLNENGWLVMNFVTFENLSTAIETLKTINAEWDITQLQASRSRPILNMQRLAAENPVWIVCARRNDSHGE, encoded by the coding sequence ATGGAAGTAAAAGAAAAATCGCTACACAGCGCAGCATTGAATACGGCTGTCGAGCCCTGCCGCATTATTGGCGTACTGGATGATGGCGCCGCCAGTCTGAGCGCACGCGCGCTCGGCTTTATCAAACAGGCAGATCTGATCATCGGCGGCACACGCACGTTACAACAATTTGCAGATTACTTTGCGCCACAGGCGGAACGCCGTGATCTTACCGGGCAACTCAGCCAGGTCACGGACTGGATACAGCGTGCCCAAACACAAGGCCAACAGGCTGTCGTGCTGGCGACCGGTGATCCACTGTGTCACGGCATCGCCAGCTATTTACTGGCCAGACTCGATCATAATGCATGCGAAATTTTACCTAACATCTCCACGATCCAATTGGCCTGTGCCCGCCTTGGCTTTAGCTGGCAGGACATGAAAATTTGCTCCGTGCATAGCCGAGATGCTGGCGAGTGGACGCCTGGCGCCGGGCCCGAGCATGGGCTCTATGAATTACTACGTGCAGTAACACAGCATGATCGACTGACCATTTTCACCAGTCCGCACAACTCGCCCGATCGCATCGCGCGCATGCTGCTACAGGAAGGCTTGGGCGATGAGTTGCGTATGGCTGTTGCCGAACATTTATTGCAACACGATGAACGCATCATCAACAACTGTTCAATCACTGAGGCCGCCGAACGCAAGTTCACCGACCCAAATATCTTATTTTTATGGCGAGATACCCCCGCCCGTCGCGAACTGCTGTTTGGCCTTGCCGATGACAGTTATCGCCAGCGGTACCCGGAAAAAGGCCTGATCACCAAACGTGAGGTGCGCGCCGTATCGCTGGCGCGCATGCAATTGCGCAACAACAGCATCGTTTGGGATATTGGAGCCGGCTCCGGTGCCGTCGGGCTGGAGGCGGCAAGACTAGCAACAGATGGCCATGTTTATGCCATTGAAAAAAACCCCGATGATGTCGCCAACGCTGCCGAAAACCGCCGCGCGCAAAAGATTCATAATTACACATTGGTGAACGCCAAAGCGCCTCAGGGAATGGACGTCTGGCCGGCCCCGGATGCCGTATTTATCGGCGGCTCGGGTGGTGAACTTTCAGAGCTGATCAAACTGTGCTTGAACCGCCTGAATGAGAATGGTTGGCTGGTGATGAATTTTGTCACTTTTGAAAATCTTTCAACGGCGATTGAAACCCTGAAGACGATCAATGCCGAGTGGGACATCACGCAATTGCAGGCCTCGCGCAGCCGTCCGATTTTGAATATGCAGCGACTGGCTGCTGAAAATCCGGTGTGGATTGTCTGTGCCAGAAGGAATGATTCCCATGGCGAATAA
- the bluB gene encoding 5,6-dimethylbenzimidazole synthase → MPKSADTATDAPHFSAQDRDSLYRIIEARRDMRHFVSGTHIDDTVLARIMAAAHMSPSVGLMQPWRFIRILDVTLRQRIADLVEAERQATATILGERNAEFLRLKVEGIRECSELMIAALAPDDGTVFGRRTLPQEMALSSVACAIQNMWLAARAENLGMGWVSMFEPAALAQLLEMPSGSKPIAILCLGQVDQFYPAPMLELTGWRQGRPLHELVFENTWGNAQEHAPPLHATSTP, encoded by the coding sequence ATGCCGAAGTCAGCTGACACAGCGACTGACGCCCCGCACTTCAGCGCCCAGGATCGCGATAGCCTTTATCGCATCATCGAGGCGCGCCGTGACATGCGGCACTTTGTGTCCGGCACTCACATCGACGACACTGTGTTAGCGCGCATCATGGCCGCAGCGCACATGTCGCCGTCTGTTGGATTGATGCAACCGTGGCGCTTTATCCGCATCCTCGATGTGACCCTGCGCCAACGCATCGCCGATCTGGTTGAAGCAGAACGCCAGGCCACTGCCACAATATTAGGCGAACGCAATGCAGAATTTCTGCGGCTAAAAGTGGAAGGCATCCGCGAATGTTCGGAACTGATGATCGCTGCACTCGCACCCGATGATGGCACTGTGTTCGGCCGCCGCACCCTGCCGCAAGAAATGGCGTTAAGCTCCGTTGCCTGCGCCATTCAAAACATGTGGCTGGCCGCACGTGCTGAAAATCTGGGCATGGGCTGGGTATCGATGTTTGAACCTGCCGCGCTGGCGCAATTGTTGGAAATGCCCTCCGGCAGCAAACCCATAGCCATCCTTTGTCTCGGTCAGGTCGATCAATTTTATCCCGCACCGATGCTGGAACTCACCGGCTGGCGTCAAGGGCGGCCACTGCATGAACTCGTTTTTGAAAACACCTGGGGCAATGCACAAGAACACGCACCCCCACTGCACGCCACGTCAACACCATGA
- a CDS encoding threonine-phosphate decarboxylase yields the protein MLEHGGRLHQAAARYNIPLNDWIDLSTGINPHGWPVPNIPAAIWNRLPEDEDNLVSAACDYYGASALLPVAGSQAAIQTLPQLRAPSRVAVISPGYNEHAHGWQRAGHDVAPVSAENLNAACAEMDVVVVIHPNNPTGARFSTQQLLDWHQQLSARGGWLVIDEAFMDTTPEYSITKHTPLPGLIVLRSLGKFFGLAGARVGFVLAETQLLDQMKQLLGPWSISAPARHVAAHALMDRTWQTAMRAQLNAEGQRLTSLLAKHGLNTHGCALFQWLPTPNAVQLHEHLARQGILTRLFQQPPSVRFGLPATESGWERLDIALAAYKRRGDS from the coding sequence ATGCTTGAACATGGCGGTCGCCTGCATCAAGCTGCAGCGCGCTACAACATTCCATTGAATGACTGGATTGATCTTTCCACCGGCATTAATCCTCACGGTTGGCCCGTACCCAATATTCCCGCCGCCATCTGGAATCGTTTGCCCGAAGATGAAGACAATCTCGTCTCTGCTGCTTGCGACTATTATGGCGCCTCTGCATTACTGCCTGTCGCCGGATCACAGGCCGCGATTCAAACACTGCCACAATTGCGCGCACCGTCACGCGTCGCGGTGATCAGCCCCGGTTACAACGAACACGCGCATGGCTGGCAACGCGCCGGTCACGATGTCGCACCCGTGAGTGCAGAAAATTTAAACGCTGCTTGCGCTGAAATGGATGTCGTCGTCGTCATTCATCCTAATAATCCAACAGGTGCGCGATTTTCAACGCAGCAATTACTCGACTGGCATCAGCAACTTTCTGCCCGTGGCGGCTGGCTGGTGATCGATGAAGCCTTCATGGACACCACGCCGGAATACAGCATCACCAAACACACACCGCTGCCCGGATTAATCGTATTGCGTTCGCTGGGAAAATTTTTTGGTTTGGCCGGGGCCCGTGTTGGTTTCGTGTTAGCCGAAACGCAGTTGCTGGATCAAATGAAACAGCTGCTCGGCCCGTGGAGCATCAGCGCCCCCGCCCGCCATGTTGCCGCGCACGCATTAATGGATAGAACATGGCAAACCGCCATGCGCGCACAATTAAATGCCGAAGGTCAGCGCCTCACTTCACTGCTAGCGAAACACGGACTCAACACCCACGGCTGCGCCCTGTTCCAATGGCTGCCAACACCGAACGCCGTGCAACTCCACGAACACCTCGCCCGCCAGGGTATTCTCACGCGTTTGTTTCAACAACCACCAAGTGTGCGCTTTGGTTTGCCTGCTACGGAGTCGGGTTGGGAACGATTGGATATTGCTCTTGCCGCATATAAACGTAGGGGCGATTCATGA